The window GCATGCACCACCAGGGCATCAAAACCCTTGGGCGCGGATTAGTCCCAAGCGCCTACGCCCCCGACGGTCTTATCGAAGCCATTGAATCAGCAGACGACCACTTTTTGATTGGCGTTCAATGGCACCCCGAAGAGTTGGTCGAAACCGACCCACGTATGCGCCGCCTGTTTACACGCTTCATGCAGGCCGCCGCCGAATACCGTGCCCACAAGCGCACTGAGACGCCCCCCGAACATCCAGACATCCGCCTATCCGCCTGAACCACTTGCAAGGAGTCAACGATGACCAATCCAGGCGGACCGATCGGCATGTTTGACAGCGGGATTGGCGGCGGGACTGTCCTGCGCCACGTGCACCGCCTCTTGCCCAATGAAGATATCCTCTACCTCGCCGACCAGGCGCATGTCCCGTATGGGCCACGCCCGCGCGAAGAAATCCGCCGGCTCTCGCAAGCCGCAACCGAATGGCTTTTGGCGCATGGTGCGAAGATCATCGTCGTCGCATGCAACACCGCCAGCGCCGCGGCATTGCGCTGGCTACGCCGCGAGTATCCTCACGTTCCCTTTGTCGGTATGGTGCCCGCCGTCAAGCCAGCGGCGCGCCACAGTAAAAGCGGTGTGGTGGGGCTCATGGCAACTCCCGCCACCATGCAGGGCGAATTGCTTCAAGAAGTTGTGCAAGAATGGGCGCAAGGTGTGCAGTTAGTGCAACAAATTTGCCACGGGCTTGTTGAACACATCGAACGCGGCGAACTCGACAGCCCAGCAACCATTGCGCTGCTTCAACAATACCTCACCCCCATGCTCGAAGCCAACGCCGACCACATCGTCCTTGGGTGCACCCACTACCCCTACCTGGAAGACGTTATCCAGCGCATCGTCGGTCCCAACATCACACTTGTAGATGCCGGCGAAGCCGTTGCCCGCCAAGTCGCACGTGTGCTCGACGAACAGATGCTCCATCACCCAGACCGCACTCGTCAGGGCACGCTCACCTACGCCACAACAGGCGACCCCCACCATCTCGCCGCGCTTCTCGAACGCTTGCACCTTCCCCGCGGCAACGTGCAAGCGGCAACATACATCGTCCCCTTGGCGTAAGCCCACGCATACCTTTTCGCCTCGCCTCTCTTCAAAAATGAGTATTTGACACAATCATGGGGCTATGCTATACTCCCGCGCTGTCAACGGCAGACACAATGCACATTCAAAAACCAAGACATCACATGGGGGCGCGCCGGAGTTGGAGAGCCGGGGCGGACTGTAAATCCGTTGGCACAGCCTGAGGGGGTTCGAATCCCTCCGCCCCCATTGAACACGGTCATGGCCGCGTAGCTCAATTGGGAGAGCAGCTGACTCTTAATCAGCGGGTTGGGG of the Ardenticatena maritima genome contains:
- the murI gene encoding glutamate racemase, with protein sequence MTNPGGPIGMFDSGIGGGTVLRHVHRLLPNEDILYLADQAHVPYGPRPREEIRRLSQAATEWLLAHGAKIIVVACNTASAAALRWLRREYPHVPFVGMVPAVKPAARHSKSGVVGLMATPATMQGELLQEVVQEWAQGVQLVQQICHGLVEHIERGELDSPATIALLQQYLTPMLEANADHIVLGCTHYPYLEDVIQRIVGPNITLVDAGEAVARQVARVLDEQMLHHPDRTRQGTLTYATTGDPHHLAALLERLHLPRGNVQAATYIVPLA